The proteins below come from a single Anguilla rostrata isolate EN2019 chromosome 3, ASM1855537v3, whole genome shotgun sequence genomic window:
- the LOC135250114 gene encoding acylphosphatase-2-like, producing MSRLVSVDYEVFGQVQGVFFRKYTQKEGCRLQLVGWVRNTNWDTVEGQIQGPKEAVESMKNWLRTTGSPMSRIDKVNFANEKEIPALEFNSFTTRY from the exons atgtCACGACTGGTTTCCGTGGACTACGAGGTGTTCGGACAAGTGCAAG gtgtATTCTTCCGCAAG TATACACAGAAAGAGGGGTGCCGGCTGCAGCTAGTGGGCTGGGTGCGGAACACAAACTGGGACACGGTGGAGGGCCAAATCCAGGGCCCGAAGGAGGCTGTTGAAAGTAT gAAAAATTGGTTGAGAACCACAGGCAGCCCTATGTCCCGAATTGACAAGGTCAACTTTGCCAACGAGAAAGAGATCCCTGCCCTAGAGTTCAACTCCTTCACCACAAGATACTGA